One genomic window of Arachis stenosperma cultivar V10309 chromosome 10, arast.V10309.gnm1.PFL2, whole genome shotgun sequence includes the following:
- the LOC130957036 gene encoding uncharacterized protein LOC130957036 — protein MMKQQQMTSKNHEASIRNIQRQIGQLSKQVVIERQTSSLPSDTIPNPKEECKGIQLRSGRTLVNNKETIKKPVENDKKPVEKEEASKKEELTASKQTQEKPEKGEKQPQIPRKGKQIIEEPSQEQRQEVKAHTLPLPYPQRFNKETKDQHFPKFLEVFKKLEINIPLAEALEQMPLYAKFLKEFINKKRSWHEKKTIMLIEECSAVIQRGILPKLKDPGSFVVSCTIGKMTLEKALCDLGASINLMPLSMMRKLAIEELKPTRMSLVMADRSIKTPNGIVENLLVKVGEFIFSADFVILDIEE, from the coding sequence ATGATGAAGCAGCAGCAAATGACAAGCAAGAATCATGAAGCTTCAATAAGAAATATAcaaaggcagattggacaatTGTCCAAACAAGTTGTGATTGAAAGGCAaacaagctcactaccaagtgacaccattccaaATCCTAAAGAAGAATGCAAAGGtattcaactgaggagtggtaGGACTTTAGTAAACAACAAAGAAACCATCAAAAAGCCTGTGGAAAATGACAAAAAGCCAGTAGAGAaagaggaagctagcaaaaaagAAGAGTTAACAGCAAGCAAGCAAACTCAAGAGAAGCCTGAAAAAGGAGAGAAGCAGCCACAAATTCCAAGGAAAGGAAAGCAAATAATAGAGGAACCATCTCAAGAACAAAGGCAAGAAGTGAAAGCTCACACACTACCCTTGCCATACCCTCAAAGGTTCAACAAGGAGACCAAGGATCAACACTTTCCCAAATTCCTTGAAGTcttcaagaagttggagattAATATCCCCTTGGCTGAAgcattagagcaaatgcctctatatgcaAAGTTTTTGAAAGAGTTTATCAATAAAAAGAGAAGTTGGCATGAGAAGAAAACCATTATGCTCATTGAGGAATGTAGTGCTGTGATTCAAAGGGGCATCTTACCAAAGCTCaaagatccagggagctttgtAGTTTCATGCACCATAGGCAAGATGACATTAGAAAAAGCTCTCTGTGATCTAGGTGCcagtatcaacttaatgcccctCTCAATGATGAgaaagcttgccatagaagaacttaaacccaccaggatgtcaCTGGTAATGGCTGATAGATCAATCAAGACACccaatggaattgtggaaaatctACTAGTGAAGGTTGGAGAGTTTATCTTCTCTGCAGACTTTGTGATCTTGGATATAGAAGAATAA